Part of the Sporomusa termitida genome, CCAACCGGCGTACTGCTGTCATTGGCAGCCCGGCTGCGGCTGTTCGGCTACCGGATTGCCGGAAACTGTGTGTATTGCGAGCAATGTGCGAGCGCCTGCTCAGTCGGCGCCGCATCGGTGGATACGGCGGTTGCGCAAGCAGGCTGTTTAGCCTGCGGGGACTGCCACCGGGTTTGCCCTGCCAAGGCAATTAGCTGGCAACACCGTTGGCCAAGTGGTAAGGACAGTCGTCTTGTTCCTGCGGACGGTGGGGCAGCGGCAAAGCGGCAAGGGTCACGACGGCAGTTTTTAAAAGCTGCTGGCGCCGTTGCTTTGGCGGCGGCTTTTTGGGAAAAAACGGTTGGAGCAGCAGAACCAGTATTACGTCCGCCCGGGTCTCTCCCGGCCCCGGACTTTACCGCGGTTTGCAACCGTTGCGGGCGGTGTATTCAGGTCTGTCCCGGTAAAGCACTACAGCCAATGCCAATTACAGACGGCCTGACAAATTTTGCAACACCTTATATTATCCCACGTCAAAGCCGCTGTGATTTATGCCTGTCGTGCCAGGAGGTATGTCCAACCGGAGCGATTGTTCAGGTGCCTCTGGACAAAGTCCGGATGGGCAGGGCAATTCTGGATAAGTCTCGTTGTATAGCCTGGGAGGAGAATAAATTATGCTTCATTTGTGGTGAACAATGCCCGGTCCTGGCAATCACAGGCGATGAATACCATCGGCCAACCATTCTATTGGATAAATGTGCGGGCTGCGGCTCCTGTGAAAACGCTTGTCCGGTGGCTGGAGAAGCCGCCATTCGCGTGCTTCCCCAATAGCTGGCTTTTTCCGTTGAGTTTCCTTAGCAGCAGTGGCCTAAGTAATTCGCTATAAAAATGGTACACAGCCTGACAATGGCTGTGTACCATTTTATTCAACAAACCGGTACTGTCAGGTTAGATAATGCCTACGCATAGCTGGTTAGCTGCGCTTCAAAAAAACTATTTTGCAATAATTACCACTTATTTTAATATCACTTGAAAAATATGAATACTATGGTTAACTATGGAAAGAATATTCTTGTCTAGGACAATATACATAAAAGCGACAAAGGAGGGATATAATGCCTAACATAGAGTCATCACCGGCAGACGGGTGTGAACCACGGCCAGCAGGCAAACGCGAAGTAAGATCTGAGCCAAGGTACAGCCGCAGGCAGCGCATGCGCGAACGGGCCCTGGAAACCAGCAACGAAGAAACGGTCACCGGATTAGAACAGGTATTTGAGGCTAAGCTGGCTGCGATACGGACTTACGAACAGCGATTAAGCACGATCACTGACCCATATGCCCGCAGGTCGTTACAGCAAATGATCCGTAAAGAGCGGAAGGAGTTACTCCACTTGGCTGATCTTACCGATTTAGTGGAGCAAAGCCCTGAGCTGAATGGCCTGACACGGACCCAGCGCCGTTTTAACCATGAGGTCAAAATGCATACAGGCCAGGACCTGACCTTCTGGTTAGGAGCTGCAGTTGTCGGCGCAGTCCTGCTGCCAAGTGTAAGAGAAAAACTACGACCTTTGGCCGTAAAAGCGGTCCAAGGCATAGTCGGGTTGACCGAACAGGCGCAAGGGGTATTTAGTGGTGTCCGTGAGGATATTGAAGACTTGGTCAGCGAAGCACAATTTGAGCGCTTTAAAGACTCGCTTGAACCAGTGGCTGAAGAAGGACCGGCTGAGCCGTAAACTAGTGTCTTGACCACATTATCTTTTTAGTTTGATGACGGCCAAAATGGCAAATGGCGGCGTCAGCCCCTCCTAGCAGACCCCTGCCAGTATGCGTCGTCGGTGCTTCCTTGCCCTTTACCATTTTGTCTCGCCCTAAAACTAACATATAACATGGTCAAGACACTAAGTACAGGCTGATGCTATTTTCTTACTGAGTGTGTCAGGAGGAGCAAGTGGCAACTATTGAATTATTGCAACAGAAAATCGTAAATGCCAGCAGGGAACTGAATGAAGCCATTGACATGAGTGTCGAGCTAAGGCGCCACTCACCCCAGACGAAAACAGAAGTGATGAAAATCTGGGAAGAATTTTTGGGGCAGTTTTTCGGCTATATCAAAAAGAAAAGTAAAGAATCGAAAGATAACTTGCTTGCGGGTATCTCCTGGACGCGTTTAAAACTTTTTTAAGCCGTGTCTAGTCCCTCCCACTTGAAATTAACAGCAAGGAGCCAATCCTTGCTGTTAATTTTTTAACCATTACTTACTAAAGGGGGATGCACTCTATTGGCTACAGCAGGCATTGCAGCAAATGAGTACAGGTTAATACCAGGACGTTTACGGATAGTGATCAAAGGGCTCCGCCGGAACGCTGCGTATGCTCAGTATATAGTTGAACAATTGCTGGCGAAAAAGGGGATCCGGACAGCCACTGCCAACCCGCTTACCGGCAGGGCGCTTATTCACTTTGACCAGACCCTGATCGGATTACCCGAAATTCAACAGGTGATTCATACTGCCAGCCAGGCTTATGCCCCGGCTGCGGCCAATTCTCAGCCGCTAATCGCCCCCGCTGTTCATAATGCGCAGGAATTAGGCAAGGCACAATCTATATATGCCTTGGTAACAGGCGGAATGTTAGCTGCCTTAGTGCTAAAGCGGTGGTTAATCGGAAAATCAGCTTTTTCCTCCTCTCCCCGGATATTTAATCTTGCCGCACTTATAACAATTGTGGGCGGGTATCCCATTTTATATAATGGCTGCGAATCATTAGCTAAACGTAAACGGATCAATCATGACGTAATGCTGTTTTTAGCCACACTGGTTCTCCTGGCCCTGCGGGAAAGCATCACCGGACTATCGGTTCTCTGGCTGGTGCATCTGACCAATTTATTTAGATCCACTATGCAAATTCGTGCCAACAGGAACATTGGCAACCTCCTGCTGGACAAGCAGCAAAAGGTATGGCGCTGGGAAAATCGGCGAAAGACGCTGGTACAAAACCACGATCTTCAGGCCGGGGATATTGTTCTTATCCATCCGGGTGAAACCAGCCCTGTTGATGGGCAGATTGTAGCCGGGAAAGCCTGTGTCCATCAGGCTTCCCTAACCGGAGACTATCAGTCCCAGCTTAGGGCTGCAGGCGATATGGTCTATGCCGGCATGCAAGTGCAGGCCGGTTCGATAAAGGTTAGAGCTGAACATGTCGGCAATGCAACATCACTGGCTCAGATGGCCTGCTTGGTAGCAGATGCTCAGGCTAAAGAAATGCGAAGCCGCCCACCGGATCAGTATACTGGCAAGGTTATGAGTTGGGCCCTGGCCATTGCCGGAGCTGTCTTTTTCCTGACCCGTGATTTCACGCGCAGCCTGGCTGTCCTGCTTGCCGGCTGCCCGGCTGCCATTGCCATATCGCGCAACACAGCCCTCGGCGTGGCGGCTGCCGAAGCGGCGGGACAAGGAATTTTTGTAAAAGAAATTGCTGCTGTCGAACGCACCGGGCAAATTGATACGATATTATTTGATAAAACCGGGACATTAACAACAGCCTTGCCCAAGGTTGCCGAGATTATTGCGCTGACCCCGGACTACAATGAAGCTGAAGTCTTAACGCTTGCCGCTTCAGCGGAAAAATCCACCTGCCACCCCCTGGCCCGAATGCTGCTAAGTGAAGTCAAGCAACGGAATCTTGCTTTACTGCCTGCAGCTAGCCAGGGATTCCTGGGTTATGGCATACAGGCAGTCATTAACGGGAAAAAAATTATTGTCGGCAACTTGTTAGCCATGGAGCGGGAAAAGGTGCCGGTCTTCCGGGCGCGGTCTAAGGTCATGCGGCTAGAGCAGTTAGGCAATAGCCTTCTCTATGTCGCAGTAAACCGGCGCCTCATCGGCGTGATTGGCGTAAGCGACAGGATCAAACCTGAGAGCTATGCAGCGGTTGACCGGCTTCGTTCCTTAGGAATCAGGAATATTGGGGTTATTACCGGTGATTCTTCCGGTGCGGCTGAGCATCTGGCTGTTGAACTCAGCCTAACAGAGCAGCGGCATGCAATGCTCCCTGAGGATAAAATGCACAGAATTCTGGAACTACGGCGTACAGGCAAACGGATTGCCATGATCGGCGACGGGACAAACGACGCTCCGGCATTTGCTGCCAGTGAGGTAGGCATTGTCATGGGCCTGAGTGGAACGCCGCAGGCAATTCGTGCTGCTGATATCGTTATTGCCAATGATGATCCACGCCAGGTCGCCGCGACGGTACGGCTCGGTAGACACACCAACGAAGTGATTAAACAAAATTTAGCAATGTCTGTCGGCTTTAACATGGCCGGCATGGCCCTGGCCGCTGCAGCTTTGATATCGCCGGTGACAGCAGGACTACTGCTGAATGCGAGCACGTTGGCAGTCATTGTTAATTCAGGTCGCTTGCTGTCGCGCAAAAAGCCGGCCAAACATTTTGCCCCCATGGATCTACAGCGGTTTGCCAAAAAAAATGCTGAGGATAAGGCCTGCCTGACCTCGACAAATAACCTGCTATCTTTTCCCGGCAGCAATAACGGCTCTGCGAATTCCACGAATACACAGCAGCAGCCCTGGCATGTTCAAACTCAGGCCGGCGTGTGTGACGTACTGGCAACCTCCCATCATTTTGGTCTCACTGAGCGTGAGGCGCAATTACGAATTGCCTATTATGGAAAAAACGCCCTGCAAGAGGCGGAGAAGCCTTCTTTTTGGAAGCTATTGAGAACTCAATTTAAAGATTTTATGGTGCAGGTTTTACTGGGAGCGGCAGGGCTTTCCTTTGCTCTCGGCAAAGCGAAAGATGCGCTGCTTACAGTTGGGATCGTAGTGGCCAATGCTGCCATGGGGGTTGTCCAGGAACGGAAAGCAAGCAGTTCTCTTGATTCACTAAAAATACTAACCGCTCCTCAGGCGCGTGTGATCAGAGGGGGACGAACCTGTAAAATATTGTCTGCAAGCCTGGTTCCCGGAGATATTATTGTGCTTGAGGCCGGCGACCATATCCCTGCGGACGTAAGACTGCTAACCACAGCCCGCTTTGAAGTGGAAGAATCTGCCCTAACAGGAGAATCACTACCAGTACGAAAAGAAGCTAACATGGTCTACCCCCGGGAGTATGCTTTAGCCAATAGACATAATATGGCTTTTATGGGTACTAACGTGACCCGGGGCCGGGCGACGGCTGTTGTCATTGCTACCGGCATGGCCACAGAGATGGGAAACATTGCCTCGTTGATTCATAATCACGAAGAAGGCACTACGCCGCTGCAGAAGCGGCTTGAGGAACTGGGCCGAAGTCTGGTCTGCGGTTGTCTTGGCGTGTCAGGCCTCATATTTTTAACCGGGCTGCTGCGAGGCCAACCAATTCTCAGCCTGCTCCAGACGGCGGCCAGTCTGACGGTAGCCGCCATTCCTGAGGGCTTAGCAGCGATTGTCATTATTGCCTTAGCCATGGGCGTTCAGCGCATGAGCAAGCGCAATATTATTGTCCGCAAGCTATCTTCCCTTGAAGCCCTTGGCTGCGCGACGGCTATTTGTTCAGACAAGACCGGTACGTTAACGCAAAATAAGATGACAGTCCGGGAGATATATACCCTGGGCCGGACTTGGCAAATAACCGGTGAAGGCTATAGCCCCGAGGGTAATTTCCAGCTCGGCAATACAGCGATTGACGCTGCCGGCAATGCAGAGTTGATGAGCACGCTCAGATGCGGCCTGCTGTGCAACAATGCCCGGCTGGTGACAGCATTGCCCTCTGGCAAAGTAATTCCGATTAATAAAAAAAATCAAC contains:
- a CDS encoding heavy metal translocating P-type ATPase; translated protein: MATAGIAANEYRLIPGRLRIVIKGLRRNAAYAQYIVEQLLAKKGIRTATANPLTGRALIHFDQTLIGLPEIQQVIHTASQAYAPAAANSQPLIAPAVHNAQELGKAQSIYALVTGGMLAALVLKRWLIGKSAFSSSPRIFNLAALITIVGGYPILYNGCESLAKRKRINHDVMLFLATLVLLALRESITGLSVLWLVHLTNLFRSTMQIRANRNIGNLLLDKQQKVWRWENRRKTLVQNHDLQAGDIVLIHPGETSPVDGQIVAGKACVHQASLTGDYQSQLRAAGDMVYAGMQVQAGSIKVRAEHVGNATSLAQMACLVADAQAKEMRSRPPDQYTGKVMSWALAIAGAVFFLTRDFTRSLAVLLAGCPAAIAISRNTALGVAAAEAAGQGIFVKEIAAVERTGQIDTILFDKTGTLTTALPKVAEIIALTPDYNEAEVLTLAASAEKSTCHPLARMLLSEVKQRNLALLPAASQGFLGYGIQAVINGKKIIVGNLLAMEREKVPVFRARSKVMRLEQLGNSLLYVAVNRRLIGVIGVSDRIKPESYAAVDRLRSLGIRNIGVITGDSSGAAEHLAVELSLTEQRHAMLPEDKMHRILELRRTGKRIAMIGDGTNDAPAFAASEVGIVMGLSGTPQAIRAADIVIANDDPRQVAATVRLGRHTNEVIKQNLAMSVGFNMAGMALAAAALISPVTAGLLLNASTLAVIVNSGRLLSRKKPAKHFAPMDLQRFAKKNAEDKACLTSTNNLLSFPGSNNGSANSTNTQQQPWHVQTQAGVCDVLATSHHFGLTEREAQLRIAYYGKNALQEAEKPSFWKLLRTQFKDFMVQVLLGAAGLSFALGKAKDALLTVGIVVANAAMGVVQERKASSSLDSLKILTAPQARVIRGGRTCKILSASLVPGDIIVLEAGDHIPADVRLLTTARFEVEESALTGESLPVRKEANMVYPREYALANRHNMAFMGTNVTRGRATAVVIATGMATEMGNIASLIHNHEEGTTPLQKRLEELGRSLVCGCLGVSGLIFLTGLLRGQPILSLLQTAASLTVAAIPEGLAAIVIIALAMGVQRMSKRNIIVRKLSSLEALGCATAICSDKTGTLTQNKMTVREIYTLGRTWQITGEGYSPEGNFQLGNTAIDAAGNAELMSTLRCGLLCNNARLVTALPSGKVIPINKKNQPGWTIEGDPTEGALVVLAAKAGLKQVQYEKNYRRLKEIPFEAERRMMSVVCQEKQALPALYCKGAADKILSISTHYVKDGQTLPLDAMTRKKIEQANRHMAGKAMRVLACAYRDLPYFHAEEPADSLEDQLVFCGLVGMIDPPRPEVAAAIMKCKAAGVKVIMITGDHPLTAKAIACEVGMIDKNSAVCIDSQLEQLSDAELEEIVADTCVYARTSPQQKLLLVKALQRKGFVVVMTGDGVNDAPAVQCADIGIAMGIMGTDITKQAASITLADDNFATIVRAMEEGRSIYANIRKAIRYLVATNIGEVVLMLLAAVIGLPLPLLPLQLLAINLIGDGLPAIALVNDPPAKNIMKQPPKTADQSVFAGGLGRKVISRGLIIGIASLALFTWKLGRTGNLLLARSIVIAQLALSQFFHLFDCRLERETGTVGMFSNPWLFGAVSLSLAMVVAMLHLPSLQSVCSTVALPGSDWLIAVLLAGLTAVVDFGIEKTVARDRLLPLPVQICQPSLPE
- a CDS encoding 4Fe-4S binding protein, encoding MRSKQGSSWRYMLQLISVVAFVMLLASLSYPPGRENWLLQWASRLDPWLLLSQLRWQQAVPAWVWLPLLTVTATLLWGRVFCGWLCPLGAMLMWTDKIGKAAFKNMSPVRVQILRTVQPIRYYWLLVLLIVFALGSNWVIFLTPFALFSHELARVLQGYMPWLLIGIMAGTLLFSRLWCSVLCPTGVLLSLAARLRLFGYRIAGNCVYCEQCASACSVGAASVDTAVAQAGCLACGDCHRVCPAKAISWQHRWPSGKDSRLVPADGGAAAKRQGSRRQFLKAAGAVALAAAFWEKTVGAAEPVLRPPGSLPAPDFTAVCNRCGRCIQVCPGKALQPMPITDGLTNFATPYIIPRQSRCDLCLSCQEVCPTGAIVQVPLDKVRMGRAILDKSRCIAWEENKLCFICGEQCPVLAITGDEYHRPTILLDKCAGCGSCENACPVAGEAAIRVLPQ